In the Euphorbia lathyris chromosome 5, ddEupLath1.1, whole genome shotgun sequence genome, one interval contains:
- the LOC136229709 gene encoding probable LRR receptor-like serine/threonine-protein kinase MEE39, with protein MAKLKLKTQLLFFFIILVFVHPKASKASCILNIEHSSSIQNSNCNSGNCCRDVFNEYLYALGLMANETGQIYLNSTQQNHCFPSKHLQNNGVLGCRIERLTGGYGGCSSYRKVDVLNKLGNMVSSLDEDCRSVNSGEEHEQKACSSCYRRWEEIGGLSNDGDEFNSDTHMCSFAVLITVTSNIIHDKKRVQAIYDCLSGQNYYYSLGNEQTGSATSGDKRRTRRELILIIGLVGLAAIVLIAVPIWIFCSKKTPPDLSSVNNGSCDPYCDESKISPKEIYLATNNLNEANLIGRGIAGKVYRGILLNGQPVAVKHIINDGYAETFVREITSLSHIRHPNLVGLLGFCEHNDECFLVYELCHNGNLSQWLYGKDKVLSWNQRLQIAIGSARGLWFLHTYPEGCIVHRDIKPTNILIDAEFQAKLSDFGLSKVMDIGQSYVSSEVRGTFGYVDPEYRRNHRVNAKGDVYSYGIVLLQIVSGQRVINLNSDRPMQLNKMAKFLSRGGDITEFADPKLNGDYSVEALDMVIKLALSCTGIKPERPSMEQVVLGLERALDKSIQMKSITY; from the exons ATGGCTAAACTGAAATTGAAAACCCAATtactcttcttcttcatcattctTGTTTTTGTTCATCCAAAAGCATCAAAAGCCAGTTGCATTCTTAATATTGAACATTCCTCTTCTATACAAAACTCAAATTGCAACTCAGGAAACTGTTGCAGAGATGTTTTTAATGAGTACCTGTATGCATTAGGCCTAATGGCCAATGAAACTGGACAAATTTACTTAAATTCTACACAGCAAAATCACTGCTTCCCTTCAAAACATTTGCAGAACAATGGTGTTTTAGGCTGCAGAATTGAGAGGCTAACCGGCGGATACGGTGGCTGCTCTAGCTACAGGAAGGTGGATGTTCTTAACAAGCTAGGAAACATGGTGAGTTCTTTAGATGAAGATTGTCGGTCCGTAAATTCGGGTGAAGAACATGAGCAGAAGGCTTGTAGTTCATGTTACAGAAGATGGGAGGAAATTGGTGGATTATCAAATGATGGAGATGAGTTCAATTCTGATACTCATATGTGTAGTTTTGCAGTTTTGATTACAGTAACTAGTAATATCATTCATGATAAGAAAAGGGTTCAAGCAATTTATGATTGTCTTTCAGGccagaattattattattctctaG GAAATGAACAGACAGGCTCTGCTACGAGCGGTGATAAGAGGCGAACGAGGCGTGAACTGATTTTAATCATTGGACTAGTTGGACTTGCAGCAATAGTATTGATTGCAGTACCGATATGGATCTTCTGCTCGAAAAAAACTCCGCCGGACTTGTCAAGTGTAAACAATGGTTCATGTGATCCATATTGTGATGAGTCTAAGATATCACCTAAGGAAATTTACCTGGCAACAAACAATCTGAATGAAGCTAACCTGATAGGCAGAGGCATAGCTG GAAAGGTTTATAGGGGGATACTGCTCAATGGACAGCCTGTTGCGGTTAAGCACATCATCAACGATGGATATGCGGAGACATTCGTTCGAGAAATTACAAGCCTATCTCATATTAGACATCCAAACCTCGTAGGCCTGCTCGGATTTTGTGAGCATAACGACGAATGTTTCCTCGTTTACGAGCTTTGCCACAATGGCAATCTGTCACAGTGGCTCTATG GTAAGGATAAAGTTCTTTCGTGGAACCAAAGACTCCAGATCGCGATTGGTAGCGCTAGGGGCCTCTGGTTTCTCCATACTTATCCAGAAGGCTGCATTGTTCATCGCGATATCAAG CCTACCAACATTCTCATAGATGCTGAATTTCAAGCAAAGCTCTCAGACTTTGGACTGTCTAAAGTTATGGATATCGGTCAGTCCTACGTGAGCTCAGAAGTGAGAGGTACTTTTGGCTATGTCGATCCTGAATATCGAAGAAATCACCGTGTAAATGCTAAGGGCGATGTGTATAGTTATGGAATCGTTCTGCTACAAATAGTCTCTGGTCAGAGGGTGATCAATCTAAATTCAGATAGGCCTATGCAGCTAAACAAAATG GCAAAGTTTCTGTCAAGAGGTGGTGATATAACAGAATTCGCAGATCCTAAACTTAATGGGGACTACTCAGTCGAAGCTCTCGACATGGTAATCAAGCTAGCCTTGTCTTGCACAGGGATTAAGCCGGAAAGGCCATCAATGGAGCAAGTTGTACTCGGATTAGAGCGAGCACTCGACAAATCAATTCAAATGAAGTCAATCACATATTGA
- the LOC136230069 gene encoding U-box domain-containing protein 19, with the protein MIGKDNGFYRRIFTFPAVYPCDSINPTTLLTSLTDLAVDICEYKSKIFSTNSKNARQIILLVSNLILFFDEIRVFTESGLPDSVLLCFSELHLDLQKIRFLLEDCTSEGARIWMAMKSDQVANQFRVLARGMGVALEVLPLWLLDIPIEVKELVELVKMQAQKARFEVEPDDKLVTRDVLLILNQFENGVAPDRNVIKEVLDIIGVQTWSDCNKEVKLLDTEIGFEYSNEEEKRRKLRLLSGLMGFITYSRCVLFDSIDIRIPQIDCNSSNQLLRCLNSDDFRCPISLEAMKDPVTIETGHTYDRSSILKWFRAGNRTCPNTGRRLETTELIPNLVLKGLIRNYCIENGIPAAESNRKNRDISKTAHPGSLAALKMVACFLVDKLANGDSVDKNKAAQEIRLLSKASIFNRSCLLEAGAIPYLLNLLLSNDSVCQENSIAGLLNLSKHSKSKALIVENGGIELIVHVLKKGLKMEAKQHGAATLFYLASIEEYRKSIGENCEAIPALLNLIKEGNHRATKNGLVAIFGLLMHPSNHWRVITAGAVPLLLTVLISSENEDIVTDCLAVFVSLAEKPDGAKAILSSGALLQIMGMLDSATSRAAKEQCVALLLALCINCGTDVVALLVKSPSLMVSLYSLMSDGTSRGSKKASTLIRILHEFHERSSSTSKTLVLPREHFVRAW; encoded by the coding sequence ATGATCGGAAAAGACAACGGATTTTATCGCCGGATTTTTACCTTCCCGGCGGTATATCCATGTGACAGTATCAACCCTACAACTTTGCTTACTTCATTAACCGATCTAGCGGTCGACATTTGTGAGTATAAATCCAAAATTTTCTCCACAAATTCAAAAAATGCCCGCCAAATTATACTACTAGTCAGCAACCTAATCCTATTCTTCGATGAAATTCGGGTTTTTACTGAATCGGGCTTACCCGATTCTGTCCTTCTCTGTTTTTCCGAGCTCCATTTGGATTTACAGAAGATTCGGTTCTTGCTTGAAGATTGCACTAGCGAAGGTGCTCGTATATGGATGGCGATGAAGTCGGATCAGGTGGCGAATCAGTTCCGTGTTCTTGCCCGGGGTATGGGTGTAGCTCTGGAGGTTTTGCCGCTCTGGTTGCTTGATATACCAATTGAAGTGAAGGAATTGGTTGAACTGGTAAAGATGCAAGCTCAGAAAGCGAGATTCGAAGTCGAACCAGATGACAAGTTGGTCACGAGAGATGTTTTGTTGATCTTGAATCAGTTCGAAAATGGCGTTGCTCCTGATCGGAACGTTATAAAAGAGGTTTTGgatatcatcggagtccaaACGTGGAGTGACTGCAACAAAGAAGTCAAGTTGTTGGATACGGAGATTGGATTCGAGTATTCAaatgaagaagagaaaagaagaaaattgCGGCTTTTGAGTGGCTTGATGGGTTTCATAACCTATTCGAGATGCGTGTTGTTCGATTCAATTGATATCAGAATCCCCCAAATTGATTGTAATAGTAGCAATCAACTGCTTAGATGTCTCAACAGCGATGATTTTCGATGCCCAATTTCGCTAGAGGCGATGAAAGATCCAGTCACAATAGAGACAGGGCATACTTATGATCGATCTTCGATATTGAAATGGTTCAGAGCTGGAAATCGCACTTGTCCCAACACAGGCAGAAGACTCGAAACGACTGAACTAATCCCTAATTTGGTGCTAAAAGGGCTAATTCGGAACTACTGCATCGAAAATGGGATCCCTGCTGCTGAATCTAATAGGAAGAACCGTGACATAAGCAAGACGGCTCATCCAGGCAGTTTGGCAGCTCTGAAAATGGTGGCTTGCTTCCTTGTTGATAAGCTTGCTAATGGAGACAGTGTGGATAAGAACAAAGCAGCCCAAGAAATTCGGCTTTTAAGCAAAGCGAGCATTTTTAATCGCTCTTGCTTGTTGGAAGCTGGAGCAATTCCATATCTGCTAAACCTGCTATTATCTAATGATTCTGTGTGTCAAGAGAATTCAATTGCAGGTTTATTGAATCTTTCGAAACATTCAAAAAGCAAAGCTTTGATTGTTGAGAATGGAGGAATAGAGTTGATTGTACATGTGTTGAAGAAAGGGTTGAAAATGGAGGCTAAGCAGCATGGTGCTGCTACATTATTTTACCTTGCTTCAATAGAAGAGTACCGGAAATCAATTGGGGAAAACTGTGAGGCTATACCAGCTTTATTGAACTTGATCAAGGAAGGAAACCATCGCGCCACAAAGAACGGATTAGTTGCAATTTTCGGGTTGCTAATGCACCCTTCAAACCATTGGAGGGTCATTACAGCAGGAGCAGTTCCATTGCTTCTTACTGTTTTGATATCTTCTGAAAATGAAGACATAGTAACAGATTGTTTAGCAGTTTTCGTAAGTCTAGCAGAGAAACCTGATGGGGCGAAAGCAATACTTTCCTCCGGTGCGTTGCTTCAAATCATGGGGATGCTTGATTCCGCCACTTCACGAGCAGCAAAGGAGCAATGTGTTGCTTTGTTGCTCGCTTTATGCATCAATTGTGGTACTGATGTTGTTGCTCTATTAGTTAAGAGCCCTTCTCTTATGGTTTCATTGTATTCCCTAATGAGCGACGGCACTTCTCGAGGAAGCAAGAAAGCAAGTACTCTCATCAGGATTCTTCATGAATTCCATGAAAGAAGCTCTTCTACCTCGAAGACTCTCGTTCTCCCGAGAGAACATTTCGTTCGTGCATGGTAA